Proteins from a single region of Stappia sp. ES.058:
- a CDS encoding class II aldolase/adducin family protein codes for MLDLGNRVSIYQPEQAGLIFPDLPEFDRVEDDRRHRKERLVAACRAFAQQGFDYGFAGHLTVRDPERPELYWTNPMCVHFDKVRISNLILVDHAGKVVEGDHAVNRAGFVLHANVHEEHPDIIAMCHAHTLNGTAWCATGLPIEPITQDACAFFEDHVIIGDEAGAVAVENHAGSNVAKAFKGVKAALHQNHGLLTASRHSIDSAAFWFIALERCCKQQLDIAATGITPTKVPADRARYSREHVGSDYIGWLHFQTIWNQLAVDQPDMLD; via the coding sequence ATGCTGGACCTTGGAAATCGCGTATCGATCTATCAGCCCGAACAGGCCGGCCTGATCTTCCCGGACCTGCCCGAGTTCGACCGCGTGGAGGACGACCGCCGGCACCGAAAGGAACGGCTTGTCGCCGCCTGCCGCGCCTTCGCCCAGCAGGGGTTCGACTATGGCTTTGCCGGGCATTTGACCGTACGCGACCCGGAACGCCCGGAACTCTACTGGACCAACCCGATGTGCGTTCACTTCGACAAGGTGCGAATATCGAACCTGATCCTCGTCGACCACGCAGGCAAGGTGGTCGAGGGCGATCATGCCGTCAATCGCGCCGGTTTCGTGCTGCACGCCAATGTGCATGAGGAACACCCCGACATCATCGCGATGTGCCATGCACATACCCTCAATGGCACAGCCTGGTGCGCGACCGGTCTCCCGATCGAGCCAATCACCCAGGACGCCTGCGCCTTCTTCGAAGACCATGTGATCATCGGCGATGAAGCCGGCGCGGTCGCGGTCGAAAACCATGCCGGCTCCAATGTCGCCAAGGCGTTCAAGGGTGTGAAAGCCGCCCTTCATCAAAACCACGGGCTGTTGACGGCCAGCCGGCACAGCATCGACAGCGCCGCCTTCTGGTTCATCGCCCTCGAACGCTGCTGCAAGCAGCAACTCGACATCGCCGCCACCGGGATCACGCCCACAAAGGTGCCGGCAGACCGCGCCCGCTACAGCCGCGAACATGTCGGCAGTGATTACATTGGCTGGCTGCACTTCCAGACGATCTGGAACCAACTCGCCGTCGACCAGCCGGACATGCTCGACTGA
- a CDS encoding S1 family peptidase, which yields MEALQRAAARTVGVLTGSLLALFAVADAAADDMSATTRQNNEQQAAPVETSPVLTLDAYLERERTRPDADRPSVAFAPPNPSPTAFTELKPLAGMTVIGGVRAQAGSLEDMVRLSIRLKNHANSHVIDAECSGVLIQPRMVLTAAHCLIPRDLNYQLEEIAVWYGHHNRTSQRSISVSVDGPALLVAQGYDRFAPQDGFDLAALHLPAPLSGDGVKSAPLADAEMLEQKELHFFTAGWGKTHNDGSSSLTSPKTLLYVRLVLQDKDEQAVAPRARQRRLEQLALSVLVGGTPPDTPKAGACVGDSGGGLYAAPVTDIGPGISSFLGPKLIGLTSFGRNAEMQTDNSNTPDDPTFCLHDRTRSHFTNLHTHHTEIGEMATAFGIDPAEVGLSEDNR from the coding sequence ATGGAGGCACTTCAAAGAGCAGCCGCACGGACGGTCGGCGTGCTGACGGGCAGTCTTCTGGCCTTGTTCGCAGTGGCCGACGCGGCCGCCGACGACATGTCCGCAACGACCCGGCAAAACAATGAACAGCAGGCCGCCCCGGTGGAGACTTCTCCCGTTCTCACGCTTGATGCGTATCTGGAACGGGAACGCACCAGGCCCGATGCCGACCGGCCAAGCGTGGCCTTCGCACCGCCAAATCCGAGCCCGACCGCCTTTACCGAGCTGAAACCGCTTGCGGGAATGACAGTGATCGGCGGGGTGCGGGCCCAGGCAGGCAGTCTGGAGGATATGGTCCGCCTGTCGATCCGACTGAAGAACCACGCGAATTCGCACGTCATCGATGCAGAGTGCAGCGGCGTTCTCATTCAACCCCGAATGGTGCTGACGGCCGCCCACTGCCTTATTCCCAGGGATCTCAACTATCAGCTCGAAGAGATCGCGGTCTGGTATGGTCACCACAATCGCACCAGCCAGAGATCGATCTCCGTGTCTGTCGACGGACCCGCACTCCTGGTGGCGCAGGGCTATGATCGGTTTGCTCCACAAGACGGCTTCGACCTCGCCGCTCTTCACTTGCCCGCTCCGCTTTCCGGCGATGGGGTGAAATCGGCCCCGCTTGCCGATGCCGAAATGCTGGAGCAGAAGGAGCTTCATTTCTTCACCGCCGGCTGGGGCAAAACCCACAATGACGGCAGTTCCTCGCTGACCAGCCCCAAGACCCTCCTCTATGTCCGCCTCGTCTTGCAGGACAAGGACGAGCAAGCTGTCGCCCCGCGCGCAAGGCAACGCCGGCTGGAGCAACTCGCCCTGTCAGTCCTCGTTGGGGGCACCCCACCCGACACCCCGAAGGCCGGCGCCTGTGTCGGCGACAGTGGCGGCGGGCTTTACGCGGCGCCCGTCACCGACATCGGTCCGGGTATCAGTTCGTTTCTCGGACCGAAACTCATTGGGCTGACCAGTTTCGGCCGAAATGCCGAAATGCAGACCGACAACAGCAATACGCCGGACGATCCGACATTCTGCCTGCACGACCGCACACGCAGCCATTTCACCAATCTCCATACGCACCACACGGAGATTGGTGAAATGGCCACCGCATTCGGCATCGACCCGGCGGAAGTCGGGCTTTCGGAGGACAACCGATGA
- a CDS encoding serine protease, with protein sequence MRIEARYRGPDFPARTLAFAILAVLASGTAGAQQNPQTLMQRAPQLEERMWHSRDLQNPRELEIYTDLPTSRFVPHVQHDQNLQNVQDYQDQPDSADQGQAPERLDPDIDLDVRQTDRLRLQSNELLQRLEPPLARKLLEQASPDALPDRLSHFRRKLEGRLQVEQGDPDEALRLTVADEVRESFTTGRFGLSPDGPLALGHGELAALLGASNKNKVSVSEYHEFLRQAYKAKPGTPVLELFGPDGLPLNDVRYFSIIGRDDIIKMIIGDDGIMGINGDGIAGNSYAGTFGSASGCDAGGNDSTRAACPDPRHMEKVKRMAGAVALVTASGFLRNVDAGTVLGLQPAEHCKFQSRSHCSGFLDADRRHLWTAAHCLANLNLTETSRTGTSMLPEIDETTVCPKEARFRAVFGLGARRNPDAPLAEDSIYGCRTVTRTSHDTVRIRLDTDTDVPASLVSAGMPVYSGTDMGSTDIPVGTRLAGFGFPHTARLAMMGNGAIRPPRFCNATVASNSGTDSTNPLPIDRAYSGRDYLCISTDTLSGASGGPVVAALPNGLVEVIGVMSRAYRVELAEECKGAGEESDRLNLASRIRPFAP encoded by the coding sequence ATGAGGATTGAAGCAAGATACCGCGGGCCAGACTTTCCGGCTCGCACCCTCGCGTTCGCGATCCTTGCCGTTCTTGCAAGCGGCACGGCCGGAGCCCAGCAAAATCCCCAGACCTTGATGCAGCGCGCGCCGCAGCTGGAAGAACGCATGTGGCACTCAAGGGATCTCCAAAACCCGCGGGAGCTGGAGATTTACACCGATCTTCCGACCTCGCGGTTTGTCCCACACGTCCAGCACGATCAAAACCTTCAAAACGTTCAGGATTACCAAGACCAGCCGGACAGCGCCGACCAGGGGCAGGCGCCCGAACGCCTCGATCCCGATATCGATCTGGACGTTCGGCAAACGGATCGCTTGCGATTGCAGAGCAACGAATTGCTGCAACGGCTCGAGCCGCCACTCGCCCGCAAGCTTCTCGAGCAGGCCTCTCCGGATGCCCTGCCCGACCGGCTATCGCACTTCCGGCGGAAGCTGGAGGGGCGCCTGCAGGTGGAACAAGGCGACCCAGACGAAGCCCTGCGTCTCACCGTTGCCGATGAAGTCCGGGAAAGCTTCACGACAGGCCGTTTCGGCCTCTCGCCTGACGGTCCCCTGGCGCTCGGACACGGGGAGCTTGCTGCCCTGCTCGGTGCTTCGAACAAGAACAAGGTCAGCGTGAGCGAATATCACGAATTTCTGCGGCAGGCATACAAGGCCAAGCCCGGAACGCCGGTTCTGGAACTGTTCGGACCTGACGGCCTTCCGTTGAATGATGTCCGATATTTCTCGATCATTGGCCGTGACGATATCATAAAGATGATCATCGGCGACGACGGCATCATGGGCATCAACGGGGACGGTATCGCCGGAAATTCCTACGCCGGCACGTTCGGATCAGCATCCGGGTGCGATGCCGGCGGGAACGATTCGACCCGAGCGGCCTGTCCTGACCCTAGACACATGGAGAAGGTCAAACGCATGGCCGGCGCGGTGGCGCTGGTAACCGCCTCCGGGTTCCTGCGCAACGTCGATGCCGGGACCGTCCTGGGCCTCCAGCCGGCAGAGCACTGCAAGTTCCAGTCGCGCAGCCATTGCTCGGGCTTCCTGGATGCCGATCGCCGGCACCTTTGGACGGCCGCGCACTGCCTGGCAAACCTGAACCTGACCGAAACGTCGCGAACCGGAACAAGCATGTTGCCAGAGATCGACGAGACGACCGTTTGTCCAAAAGAAGCAAGGTTCCGTGCAGTCTTCGGGCTCGGAGCCCGGCGGAACCCGGACGCACCGCTGGCGGAGGACAGCATCTATGGCTGCAGGACGGTGACCCGCACGAGCCACGACACGGTCAGGATCCGGCTCGACACGGATACGGACGTGCCGGCATCGCTCGTTTCCGCCGGCATGCCGGTCTATTCCGGTACGGATATGGGATCGACGGATATTCCGGTCGGCACGCGGCTCGCAGGATTTGGCTTTCCGCACACCGCACGGCTGGCGATGATGGGCAACGGGGCGATCCGTCCCCCGAGGTTCTGTAACGCGACGGTAGCCTCCAATAGCGGCACCGACAGCACCAACCCCTTGCCGATCGACCGCGCATACTCCGGGCGCGATTATCTTTGCATCTCGACCGACACGCTTTCGGGAGCATCCGGGGGGCCTGTGGTTGCAGCTCTCCCGAACGGCCTCGTTGAGGTGATCGGCGTCATGTCACGCGCCTACCGGGTGGAACTCGCCGAGGAATGCAAGGGCGCCGGCGAGGAAAGCGACCGACTGAACCTCGCATCGAGGATCCGGCCGTTCGCACCGTAG
- a CDS encoding acetyl-CoA carboxylase biotin carboxylase subunit family protein: MSIDPDKGYIALLGWSLNAIDAIDRFDRKYIVVAPPWAEEYCKQNDIPYMSWDFDRLNERSHELAHRLKEEGVDAAIPLFEETVEWAGAINSVLMANPRLLGQSMLFRDKSLMKRRAQLGGIRVGVFEEAHDRGDVIRFLMRVNQTLLKLEGDPNDPIHFKAFDKSGTAGHRVIRTPEDVDNIPDEEFPALLESHLDGWEFAVEAWIKDRKIQFLNISEYVTLGYSVFVPATPELESWRARITEEVEKLIEAFDIDFGFIHPEYFLTKDGKLYFGEVAYRPPGFNALELIERAYGFNGYQGIALMFDPKATAEEVDAFFPEAVKDAKGHAGCFGVYPRRRVISRLEVPEETQNHPYFEFHELASPAEQKVTKRTAFGTHWGLAYFFGENPHKLRDLLKAQEDLDFYV; the protein is encoded by the coding sequence ATGAGCATTGATCCCGACAAAGGTTACATTGCGCTTCTGGGCTGGAGCCTGAATGCCATTGATGCGATCGACCGTTTCGACCGCAAATATATCGTGGTGGCTCCGCCCTGGGCCGAGGAATATTGCAAGCAAAACGACATTCCCTACATGTCGTGGGATTTCGATCGGCTGAACGAGCGCTCTCACGAGCTTGCACATCGGCTGAAGGAGGAAGGTGTCGACGCAGCCATTCCGCTGTTTGAGGAAACGGTCGAGTGGGCCGGCGCGATCAACTCCGTGCTCATGGCCAATCCGCGCCTTCTGGGTCAGTCCATGCTGTTCCGCGACAAGTCGCTGATGAAGCGTCGCGCCCAGCTTGGCGGTATCCGGGTCGGCGTCTTCGAGGAAGCGCATGACCGGGGCGACGTGATCCGCTTTCTAATGCGCGTCAACCAGACGCTGTTGAAGCTTGAAGGTGATCCCAACGATCCGATTCACTTCAAGGCTTTCGACAAGTCCGGCACCGCCGGTCACCGCGTGATCCGCACGCCGGAGGATGTCGACAACATTCCCGACGAGGAGTTTCCCGCCCTTCTCGAAAGTCATCTCGATGGTTGGGAATTTGCGGTCGAAGCCTGGATCAAGGATCGCAAGATCCAGTTCCTGAACATCTCCGAGTATGTGACGCTTGGGTATTCGGTGTTCGTGCCGGCAACGCCCGAGCTTGAGTCCTGGCGCGCGCGCATCACCGAGGAAGTCGAAAAGCTTATCGAGGCTTTCGATATCGACTTCGGCTTTATTCATCCGGAGTACTTCCTGACGAAGGACGGCAAGCTCTACTTTGGCGAGGTTGCCTATCGTCCGCCGGGCTTCAACGCGCTTGAGCTGATCGAGCGCGCTTACGGGTTCAACGGCTACCAGGGCATTGCGCTGATGTTCGATCCGAAGGCGACAGCTGAAGAGGTGGACGCGTTTTTCCCGGAAGCGGTCAAGGATGCGAAGGGCCATGCGGGTTGTTTCGGCGTTTACCCGCGCCGTCGTGTCATCAGCCGGCTGGAAGTGCCGGAGGAAACACAGAATCACCCCTATTTCGAGTTTCATGAGCTTGCCTCACCGGCAGAGCAAAAGGTCACGAAACGCACGGCGTTCGGGACGCACTGGGGTCTGGCCTATTTCTTTGGAGAGAATCCGCACAAACTGCGTGATCTCCTGAAGGCTCAGGAGGATCTGGATTTCTACGTATAG
- a CDS encoding alpha/beta fold hydrolase, producing MSAQTHIGRLTWRKRLAWLAGLVAALAIVVSVLNLERDRTGLSISSRSVGTTPATLYRLPGGQGPLVIVAHGFAGSRQLMQAYSLTLAQAGYTVLAFDFEGHGRNPVPMSGDVTAIDGTTALLVGETRRVIAAGRERIPKASGVALLGHSMATDILIRAAIAEREDGTPVDAIVAISMFSGAVTAKQPKRLLAISGEWETRLREVALADLQMLQEGAREGETAAADGVTRRAVVAPGVEHVGVLFSATALREARAWLDATFERSSEGQIALPGLWILLLMAGIVGLFKPLTGLLPETARPPARVSAQRFWASVLIPAVAVPLVAVTLYIPFLPVLVADYLMIHLALYGIAQLVLLRAWKMDGAAFSGPAVLLLVIWGTAVFGLAMDRYAASFMATGERLAIIATLAVGTVPFMIADAFVTGAGRGPWWRRAAARIAVLLSLGGAAALDPERLMFIFLILPVLVLFYLVHGLMGRWIARRSGPLSAGLGLGLCLAWALGVSFPLFSPG from the coding sequence ATGAGCGCGCAGACACACATCGGCCGACTCACGTGGCGCAAGCGGCTGGCCTGGCTCGCCGGCCTCGTCGCCGCGCTTGCCATTGTGGTTTCCGTGCTCAATCTGGAGCGCGACCGGACCGGCCTTTCCATATCTTCACGCTCGGTCGGCACCACTCCTGCGACCCTCTATCGTCTTCCCGGCGGGCAAGGCCCCCTGGTGATCGTCGCCCACGGCTTTGCCGGCTCCCGCCAGTTGATGCAGGCCTATTCGCTGACGCTCGCGCAGGCAGGCTACACGGTGCTTGCTTTCGACTTCGAGGGGCACGGTCGAAATCCCGTGCCGATGTCGGGCGATGTAACCGCCATCGACGGAACCACGGCCCTGCTGGTGGGCGAAACGCGCCGCGTGATCGCCGCCGGCCGGGAGCGCATCCCCAAGGCCTCCGGCGTTGCGCTTCTCGGACACTCCATGGCAACCGATATCCTGATCCGTGCCGCCATCGCGGAACGAGAGGACGGCACGCCGGTCGATGCAATCGTCGCGATCTCGATGTTCTCCGGAGCCGTGACCGCAAAACAACCGAAACGGCTCCTGGCAATCAGCGGCGAATGGGAAACACGGCTGCGGGAGGTTGCCCTCGCCGATCTGCAAATGCTGCAAGAAGGGGCAAGGGAGGGTGAAACCGCTGCCGCCGATGGCGTGACGCGCAGGGCCGTCGTGGCTCCAGGCGTCGAACACGTCGGGGTTCTCTTCAGCGCGACCGCGCTGCGTGAGGCCCGCGCCTGGCTGGACGCCACCTTCGAGCGAAGCAGCGAGGGTCAGATCGCGCTGCCGGGGCTCTGGATCCTTCTTCTTATGGCGGGCATCGTCGGCCTGTTCAAACCGCTCACCGGTCTGTTGCCGGAAACGGCCCGCCCGCCCGCTCGCGTTTCGGCGCAACGATTCTGGGCGTCCGTCCTGATCCCTGCCGTTGCGGTCCCGCTCGTCGCGGTGACACTCTACATCCCCTTTCTGCCCGTGCTCGTGGCCGACTACCTGATGATCCACCTTGCTCTTTATGGCATCGCGCAATTGGTGCTGTTGCGCGCCTGGAAAATGGACGGAGCAGCCTTTTCCGGCCCCGCGGTCCTGCTTCTCGTGATCTGGGGAACGGCCGTCTTCGGACTTGCAATGGATCGCTACGCCGCAAGCTTCATGGCGACCGGCGAAAGGCTTGCAATCATCGCGACCCTTGCGGTCGGAACCGTCCCCTTCATGATCGCAGACGCCTTCGTCACGGGCGCCGGACGCGGCCCCTGGTGGCGGCGGGCCGCAGCACGCATCGCCGTGCTCCTGTCGCTTGGCGGCGCGGCGGCGCTCGATCCGGAACGGCTGATGTTCATCTTCCTCATCCTGCCCGTGCTGGTGCTCTTCTACCTGGTCCACGGGTTGATGGGTCGATGGATCGCGCGGCGAAGCGGCCCGCTCTCCGCGGGGCTTGGCCTTGGTCTTTGCCTTGCCTGGGCACTGGGCGTCAGCTTTCCGCTGTTCAGCCCCGGATGA
- a CDS encoding LysR family transcriptional regulator: MRDDRLLEMRVFQAVVETGAFTSAAHSLGASQPFISQTIQRLETRLGAKLLHRTTRGHRVTAEGERFLEVARRVIDTLQEAEIDWQTSGTQIEGQLRVSAPIAFGLDRITPLMPEFLARHPGLSLDLRLTDDTENLIDDQIDVAIRMGKLPASSLMHRRLCRLQRAVVAAPALLEAFGVPQTPADLERMPCVAWDGSREHLNRWKFSVDGKVVTFRAESRFKSNQGMSLYQMCLAGSGVMRIAEHLARPAIADGRLVQLLADCTAVDDSAIYAVFLPDRHMVPRIRHFIDFLVEAFKAPSWEIEAQAEEAPAPR, translated from the coding sequence ATGCGAGACGACAGACTGTTGGAGATGCGGGTCTTTCAGGCCGTGGTCGAGACTGGCGCTTTCACATCCGCTGCGCACAGTCTGGGCGCAAGCCAGCCCTTCATCAGCCAGACGATCCAGCGGCTCGAGACGCGGCTCGGTGCAAAGCTGCTCCACCGCACGACGCGCGGCCATCGTGTCACCGCCGAAGGCGAGCGTTTTCTGGAGGTTGCGCGTCGCGTGATTGACACTCTCCAAGAGGCCGAAATCGACTGGCAGACCAGCGGCACGCAAATCGAGGGCCAGTTGCGGGTCTCTGCTCCCATCGCTTTCGGGCTCGACCGTATCACGCCGCTTATGCCGGAGTTCCTGGCGCGTCATCCGGGTCTTTCGCTCGACTTGCGTCTGACGGACGATACGGAGAACCTCATAGACGATCAGATCGACGTGGCGATCCGCATGGGCAAGCTGCCGGCCTCCAGCCTGATGCATCGGCGGCTTTGCAGGTTGCAAAGGGCCGTGGTGGCCGCGCCCGCGCTTCTGGAGGCGTTTGGCGTGCCGCAAACGCCGGCGGATCTTGAGCGCATGCCCTGTGTCGCCTGGGATGGCAGCCGCGAGCATCTCAATCGCTGGAAATTCAGCGTCGACGGGAAGGTCGTCACCTTCCGCGCGGAGAGCCGGTTCAAGAGCAATCAGGGCATGTCGCTTTATCAAATGTGCCTTGCCGGATCCGGGGTCATGCGTATCGCGGAGCATCTGGCCCGTCCCGCAATCGCTGACGGACGACTTGTGCAACTCCTTGCCGATTGCACGGCTGTCGACGACAGCGCGATCTACGCGGTGTTTCTGCCCGACCGGCACATGGTGCCCCGCATTCGGCACTTTATCGATTTTCTGGTGGAGGCGTTCAAGGCTCCTTCCTGGGAGATCGAGGCGCAGGCGGAGGAAGCCCCGGCTCCACGCTGA
- a CDS encoding acyltransferase family protein — MNGGTFRKDIEALRGVAVLMVLFFHFKIPGFAGGYAGVDIFLVISGFLITGIFLNNIEYGNNSLFDFYKRRFRRIAPAYYVVILATAILSSYFLFLEDFLKFRDSFIYAALFASNFLFSNESGYFDTSADFKPLLHTWSLAVEMQFYLSWPFILLFIRKFNEKIHIKAVLLVMSASFLASVLLTLNDPALAFYSVLTRYWEFMLGAYVSLAIRYRRIEAVGHSTADIALFVCSVCTLVAFPFFADGATPWPAPLAAIVCIPVAYIIYKGTPAGFIGCILINPLFSNIGRISYSVYLIHWPIFVFSSYYYYPNYSLLDSFSFLILSIFSGYFLYILVEQRFLSERFKGSKSTGALVAFPVSVSIVVALAFIVWPRNIDSMNLYDTGDVATISSIGDRLVSKKDVRNVVLWGDSHAVALNSKFRREFDKMNVNFASFMRDGCPPLLGVTVRSGNFSSEKSKCNDVRENFIRYIRDLGKVDSIVIAARWPFYYNSDRLSGEAGSSIKLFLEGQHFNFSENNHKEFYLSLLKTIEELKNHADKIVIIGSVPEFHFDPARCVAMSKRKSFSIEACHISYEFFEDRNKAVDMIINGITDRDESVFFIRVSDVVCNDDHCDPMIEGFMGYMDNNHIRGRLVGHVFDIFENIISINN; from the coding sequence ATGAATGGTGGTACATTCAGAAAAGACATTGAAGCGTTGCGTGGCGTCGCCGTTCTCATGGTGTTGTTTTTTCATTTCAAAATCCCCGGGTTTGCTGGCGGGTATGCAGGAGTAGATATATTTCTTGTGATATCAGGGTTCTTGATCACAGGCATTTTTTTGAACAACATTGAATATGGAAATAACAGTTTATTCGATTTCTATAAAAGAAGATTTCGGCGGATCGCTCCGGCCTACTATGTCGTTATTCTTGCAACAGCCATTTTGTCATCGTATTTTCTTTTTCTGGAAGATTTTCTTAAATTCAGGGATTCTTTTATTTATGCAGCTTTGTTTGCGTCTAATTTTCTATTTTCAAATGAATCTGGCTATTTTGATACTTCGGCTGATTTCAAGCCGCTGCTGCATACGTGGTCACTTGCCGTTGAAATGCAGTTTTATTTATCATGGCCTTTCATTTTGCTGTTCATCCGAAAATTCAATGAAAAAATACATATAAAAGCAGTATTACTGGTAATGTCGGCATCATTTTTAGCTTCGGTTTTGTTGACGCTAAACGATCCCGCACTTGCTTTCTATTCGGTGCTGACCCGTTACTGGGAATTCATGTTGGGTGCCTATGTCAGTTTGGCTATCCGCTACCGTCGAATTGAAGCGGTTGGTCATTCAACGGCCGACATTGCACTGTTTGTTTGCTCCGTCTGCACTCTCGTTGCTTTTCCCTTTTTCGCGGATGGCGCCACACCCTGGCCTGCACCTCTGGCGGCCATTGTCTGTATTCCTGTTGCATACATTATCTACAAGGGAACTCCTGCCGGATTTATCGGATGCATTCTTATAAATCCTCTATTTTCGAATATTGGTCGCATTTCATACAGTGTCTATTTGATTCATTGGCCTATATTTGTCTTTTCGAGTTATTATTATTATCCTAATTACAGTTTATTAGATTCATTTTCATTTTTAATATTGTCAATATTTTCGGGTTATTTTCTATATATTCTCGTTGAGCAGAGGTTTTTGAGCGAAAGATTCAAGGGTTCGAAGTCGACGGGCGCTCTTGTCGCTTTTCCGGTGTCTGTTAGTATTGTTGTTGCGCTCGCATTTATTGTTTGGCCTCGAAATATAGATTCTATGAACTTGTATGATACTGGAGATGTTGCGACGATTTCATCAATCGGTGATAGATTAGTTTCAAAAAAAGACGTTCGAAATGTCGTTTTGTGGGGCGATTCGCATGCAGTGGCCCTCAACTCCAAGTTTCGTCGAGAGTTTGACAAAATGAATGTTAATTTCGCTAGTTTCATGCGCGATGGATGCCCTCCGCTCCTGGGAGTTACTGTCAGAAGTGGAAATTTCTCTTCAGAAAAATCGAAATGCAATGATGTCCGGGAAAATTTCATTCGTTACATACGTGACTTGGGTAAGGTCGATTCAATCGTTATTGCAGCTCGGTGGCCTTTTTATTACAACTCCGATCGCCTTTCCGGGGAGGCCGGGAGTTCAATTAAGCTTTTTCTGGAAGGCCAACACTTCAATTTCTCCGAAAATAATCATAAGGAATTCTACCTGAGTTTGCTGAAAACGATCGAAGAGCTGAAAAATCACGCTGATAAAATTGTTATAATTGGATCTGTTCCGGAGTTCCATTTTGATCCAGCGCGGTGCGTTGCCATGTCCAAACGCAAGTCTTTTTCGATTGAAGCATGTCACATAAGCTACGAATTTTTCGAAGATAGAAATAAAGCGGTCGACATGATTATAAATGGAATCACGGATCGTGATGAGTCTGTATTTTTTATTCGGGTTTCTGATGTCGTTTGCAATGACGACCATTGCGATCCAATGATTGAAGGGTTTATGGGGTATATGGACAATAATCACATTCGAGGACGATTGGTTGGTCATGTATTTGATATTTTTGAAAATATAATATCTATCAACAATTGA